In Canis lupus familiaris isolate Mischka breed German Shepherd chromosome 9, alternate assembly UU_Cfam_GSD_1.0, whole genome shotgun sequence, a single window of DNA contains:
- the CANT1 gene encoding galectin-3-binding protein isoform X1 has translation MPAQPSNHLEWNEPMHSLRISVGGLPVLASMTKAADPRFRPRWKVILPSFVGAAVLWLLYSHRPPPGRPPAPNAHNWRLSQTPADRYNDTYPLSAPQRTPGGTRYRIAVIADLDTESRAQEENTWFSYLKKGYLTLSDSGDKVAVEWDKGHGVLESHLAEKGRGMELSELIVFNGRLYSVDDRTGVIYQIEGTKAVPWVILSDGDGTVGKGFKAEWLAVKDEHLYVGGLGKEWTTSTGEVMNENPEWVKVVGCRGSVDHENWVSSYNALRAAAGIQPPGRRLPPLPPPGKAMALPLVLWMCLLVAGTQGVKDGDMRLANGDTANEGRVEIFYSGRWGTVCDNLWDLMDASVVCRALGFENATEALGGAAFGPGKGPIMLDEVECTGTEPSLANCTSLGWMKSNCRHNQDAGVVCSNETRGAHTLDLSGELPAALEQIFDSQRGCDLSIRVKVKDQEEEGPHFCAHRLILAANPEAQALCKAPGSTVTMEVDAECLPVVRDFIRYLYSRRLDISLTSVKCFHKLASAYEAQQLQSFCASLFAILLPEDPSFQAPLDLYAYALATQDPVLEELCVQFLAWNFEGLTQATAWPRVPTALLQLLLSRSELAVPSELALLTALDVWSQERRPSHGEVARLVDKVRFPMMLPEHLFELQFNLSLYWSHEALFQKKILQALEFHTVPFRLLAQHRGLNLTEDAYQPRLYTSPTWSASVSRSSSRYWNYPYQSFQTPQHPSFLFQNKYISWSLVYLPTVQSCWNYGFSCSSDEVPLLGLSKSDYSDPTIGYENKALMRCGGRFVADVTDFEGQKALIPSALGTNSSRRPSLFPCLGGSFSSFQVVIRPFYLTNSSDVD, from the exons ATGCCCGCCCAGCCCTCCAACCACCTGGAATGGAATGAGCCTATGCACTCCCTCCGGATCAGTGTGGGGGGCCTTCCGGTGCTGGCGTCCATGACCAAGGCAGCAGACCCCCGCTTCCGCCCCCGCTGGAAGGTGATCCTGCCGTCCTTCGTGGGCGCCGCCGTCCTCTGGTTGCTCTATTCTCACCGCCCGCCCCCAGGCCGGCCCCCCGCACCCAACGCCCACAACTGGAGGCTCAGCCAGACACCTGCTGACCGGTACAATGACACCTACCCTCTGTCCGCCCCTCAGAGGACGCCGGGCGGGACTCGGTACCGAATTGCGGTTATCGCTGACTTGGACACAGAGTCTAGAGCCCAAGAGGAAAATACCTGGTTCAGTTACCTGAAGAAGGGCTATCTGACCCTGTCAGACAGCGGGGACAAGGTGGCCGTGGAATGGGACAAAGGCCACGGGGTCTTAGAGTCCCACCTTGCTGAAAAGGGGCGGGGCATGGAGCTGTCTGAGCTGATCGTCTTCAACGGGAGACTCTACTCTGTGGATGACCGGACAGGGGTCATCTATCAGATCGAGGGCACCAAGGCCGTGCCGTGGGTGATCCTGTCTGACGGCGATGGGACGGTGGGGAAAG GCTTCAAAGCCGAGTGGCTGGCTGTGAAGGACGAGCATCTGTATGTGGGCGGCCTGGGCAAGGAGTGGACCACCAGCACGGGGGAAGTGATGAATGAAAACCCAGAATGGGTGAAGGTGGTGGGCTGCAGAGGCAGCGTGGACCACGAGAACTGGGTGTCCAGCTACAACGCTCTGCGGGCCGCCGCTGGGATCCAGCCTCCAG GACGAAGGCtgccccccctaccccccccagGAAAGGCCATGGCCCTCCCACTGGTCCTCTGGATGTGTCTGCTGGTGGCTGGGACTCAAG GTGTGAAAGATGGGGACATGCGGCTGGCCAATGGGGACACCGCCAACGAGGGCCGCGTGGAGATCTTCTACAGTGGCCGGTGGGGGACCGTGTGTGACAACTTGTGGGACCTGATGGATGCCAGCGTCGTCTGCCGGGCCCTGGGGTTCGAGAATGCCACTGAGGCTCTGGGTGGAGCCGCCTTTGGGCCAG GCAAGGGCCCGATCATGCTGGACGAGGTGGAGTGCACGGGGACAGAGCCCTCGCTGGCCAACTGCACGTCCCTGGGCTGGATGAAGAGTAACTGCAGGCACAACCAGGACGCCGGAGTGGTCTGCAGCAACG AAACCAGAGGCGCCCACACCCTTGACCTGTCGGGTGAGCTCCCTGCAGCTCTTGAGCAGATCTTTGACAGCCAGAGGGGCTGTGACCTGTCCATCAGGGTGAAGGTGAAGGACCAGGAGGAGGAAGGCCCGCACTTCTGTGCTCACAGGCTGATCCTGGCTGCCAACCCCGAGGCCCAGGCCCTGTGCAAGGCGCCAGGCTCCACGGTCACCATGGAGGTGGACGCAGAGTGCCTGCCTGTCGTCAGAGACTTTATCAG GTACTTGTACTCCCGAAGGCTGGACATCTCCCTGACGTCCGTGAAGTGCTTCCACAAGCTCGCCTCTGCCTACGAGGCTCAGCAGCTGCAGAGCTTCTGCGCCAGCCTCTTTGCCATCCTCCTCCCCGAGGACCCCTCtttccaggcacccctggacctCTATGCATATGCGCTGGCCACCCAGGACCCTGTGCTGGAGGAGCTGTGTGTGCAGTTCCTGGCCTGGAACTTCGAGGGCCTGACGCAGGCCACGGCCTGGCCGAGAGTCCCCACAGCCCTGCTGCAGCTCCTGCTCTCTAGGAGCGAGTTGGCCGTGCCCAGCGAGCTGGCTCTGCTCACGGCCCTGGACGTCTGGAGCCAGGAGAGGCGTCCTTCCCACGGGGAGGTGGCGCGTCTGGTGGACAAGGTCCGGTTCCCCATGATGCTGCCCGAGCACCTGTTCGAGCTGCAGTTTAACCTGTCCCTGTACTGGAGCCACGAGGCGCTCTTCCAGAAGAAGATCCTGCAGGCGCTGGAATTCCACACCGTGCCCTTCCGGCTGCTGGCCCAGCACAGAGGCCTGAACCTCACCGAGGACGCCTACCAGCCCCGGCTGTACACCTCGCCCACCTGGAGTGCCTCCGTCTCCAGGAGCTCGTCCAGGTACTGGAACTACCCCTACCAGTCCTTCCAGACCCCGCAGCACCCCAGCTTCCTGTTCCAGAACAAGTACATCTCCTGGTCTCTGGTCTACCTTCCCACCGTCCAAAGCTGCTGGAACTACGGCTTCTCGTGCTCCTCTGACGAGGTCCCCCTCCTGGGCCTCTCCAAATCTGACTACTCGGATCCCACCATTGGCTACGAAAACAAAGCCCTGATGCGCTGTGGGGGGCGCTTCGTGGCCGACGTGACCGATTTTGAAGGACAGAAGGCCTTGATCCCCAGCGCCCTGGGCACCAACAGTTCGAGGcgcccttccctcttcccctgcctgggGGGGTCCTTCAGCAGTTTCCAGGTGGTCATCCGCCCCTTCTACCTGACTAACTCCTCAGACGTGGACTAA
- the CANT1 gene encoding soluble calcium-activated nucleotidase 1 isoform X2, translating into MPAQPSNHLEWNEPMHSLRISVGGLPVLASMTKAADPRFRPRWKVILPSFVGAAVLWLLYSHRPPPGRPPAPNAHNWRLSQTPADRYNDTYPLSAPQRTPGGTRYRIAVIADLDTESRAQEENTWFSYLKKGYLTLSDSGDKVAVEWDKGHGVLESHLAEKGRGMELSELIVFNGRLYSVDDRTGVIYQIEGTKAVPWVILSDGDGTVGKGFKAEWLAVKDEHLYVGGLGKEWTTSTGEVMNENPEWVKVVGCRGSVDHENWVSSYNALRAAAGIQPPGYLIHESACWSDTLQRWFFLPRRASHERYSEKDDEHKGTNLLLSAAQDFGDISVSHVGEVVPTHGFSSFKFIPDTDDQIIVALKSEEDGGQIATYIMAFTLDGRFLLPETKIGNVKYEGIEFI; encoded by the exons ATGCCCGCCCAGCCCTCCAACCACCTGGAATGGAATGAGCCTATGCACTCCCTCCGGATCAGTGTGGGGGGCCTTCCGGTGCTGGCGTCCATGACCAAGGCAGCAGACCCCCGCTTCCGCCCCCGCTGGAAGGTGATCCTGCCGTCCTTCGTGGGCGCCGCCGTCCTCTGGTTGCTCTATTCTCACCGCCCGCCCCCAGGCCGGCCCCCCGCACCCAACGCCCACAACTGGAGGCTCAGCCAGACACCTGCTGACCGGTACAATGACACCTACCCTCTGTCCGCCCCTCAGAGGACGCCGGGCGGGACTCGGTACCGAATTGCGGTTATCGCTGACTTGGACACAGAGTCTAGAGCCCAAGAGGAAAATACCTGGTTCAGTTACCTGAAGAAGGGCTATCTGACCCTGTCAGACAGCGGGGACAAGGTGGCCGTGGAATGGGACAAAGGCCACGGGGTCTTAGAGTCCCACCTTGCTGAAAAGGGGCGGGGCATGGAGCTGTCTGAGCTGATCGTCTTCAACGGGAGACTCTACTCTGTGGATGACCGGACAGGGGTCATCTATCAGATCGAGGGCACCAAGGCCGTGCCGTGGGTGATCCTGTCTGACGGCGATGGGACGGTGGGGAAAG GCTTCAAAGCCGAGTGGCTGGCTGTGAAGGACGAGCATCTGTATGTGGGCGGCCTGGGCAAGGAGTGGACCACCAGCACGGGGGAAGTGATGAATGAAAACCCAGAATGGGTGAAGGTGGTGGGCTGCAGAGGCAGCGTGGACCACGAGAACTGGGTGTCCAGCTACAACGCTCTGCGGGCCGCCGCTGGGATCCAGCCTCCAG GCTACCTCATTCACGAGTCTGCCTGCTGGAGTGACACGCTGCAGCGGTGGTTTTTCCTGCCGCGCCGGGCCAGCCACGAGCGCTACAGCGAGAAGGACGACGAGCACAAGGGCACCAACCTGCTCCTGAGCGCCGCCCAGGACTTTGGCGACATCTCTGTCAGCCACGTGGGGGAGGTAGTCCCCACACACGGCTTCTCCTCCTTCAAGTTTATCCCCGACACCGACGACCAGATCATTGTGGCCCTCAAGTCTGAGGAGGACGGGGGCCAGATTGCCACCTACATCATGGCCTTCACCCTGGACGGCCGCTTCCTGCTGCCAGAGACCAAGATCGGAAACGTCAAGTATGAAGGAATAGAGTTTATTTAA
- the CANT1 gene encoding galectin-3-binding protein isoform X3 yields the protein MALPLVLWMCLLVAGTQGVKDGDMRLANGDTANEGRVEIFYSGRWGTVCDNLWDLMDASVVCRALGFENATEALGGAAFGPGKGPIMLDEVECTGTEPSLANCTSLGWMKSNCRHNQDAGVVCSNETRGAHTLDLSGELPAALEQIFDSQRGCDLSIRVKVKDQEEEGPHFCAHRLILAANPEAQALCKAPGSTVTMEVDAECLPVVRDFIRYLYSRRLDISLTSVKCFHKLASAYEAQQLQSFCASLFAILLPEDPSFQAPLDLYAYALATQDPVLEELCVQFLAWNFEGLTQATAWPRVPTALLQLLLSRSELAVPSELALLTALDVWSQERRPSHGEVARLVDKVRFPMMLPEHLFELQFNLSLYWSHEALFQKKILQALEFHTVPFRLLAQHRGLNLTEDAYQPRLYTSPTWSASVSRSSSRYWNYPYQSFQTPQHPSFLFQNKYISWSLVYLPTVQSCWNYGFSCSSDEVPLLGLSKSDYSDPTIGYENKALMRCGGRFVADVTDFEGQKALIPSALGTNSSRRPSLFPCLGGSFSSFQVVIRPFYLTNSSDVD from the exons ATGGCCCTCCCACTGGTCCTCTGGATGTGTCTGCTGGTGGCTGGGACTCAAG GTGTGAAAGATGGGGACATGCGGCTGGCCAATGGGGACACCGCCAACGAGGGCCGCGTGGAGATCTTCTACAGTGGCCGGTGGGGGACCGTGTGTGACAACTTGTGGGACCTGATGGATGCCAGCGTCGTCTGCCGGGCCCTGGGGTTCGAGAATGCCACTGAGGCTCTGGGTGGAGCCGCCTTTGGGCCAG GCAAGGGCCCGATCATGCTGGACGAGGTGGAGTGCACGGGGACAGAGCCCTCGCTGGCCAACTGCACGTCCCTGGGCTGGATGAAGAGTAACTGCAGGCACAACCAGGACGCCGGAGTGGTCTGCAGCAACG AAACCAGAGGCGCCCACACCCTTGACCTGTCGGGTGAGCTCCCTGCAGCTCTTGAGCAGATCTTTGACAGCCAGAGGGGCTGTGACCTGTCCATCAGGGTGAAGGTGAAGGACCAGGAGGAGGAAGGCCCGCACTTCTGTGCTCACAGGCTGATCCTGGCTGCCAACCCCGAGGCCCAGGCCCTGTGCAAGGCGCCAGGCTCCACGGTCACCATGGAGGTGGACGCAGAGTGCCTGCCTGTCGTCAGAGACTTTATCAG GTACTTGTACTCCCGAAGGCTGGACATCTCCCTGACGTCCGTGAAGTGCTTCCACAAGCTCGCCTCTGCCTACGAGGCTCAGCAGCTGCAGAGCTTCTGCGCCAGCCTCTTTGCCATCCTCCTCCCCGAGGACCCCTCtttccaggcacccctggacctCTATGCATATGCGCTGGCCACCCAGGACCCTGTGCTGGAGGAGCTGTGTGTGCAGTTCCTGGCCTGGAACTTCGAGGGCCTGACGCAGGCCACGGCCTGGCCGAGAGTCCCCACAGCCCTGCTGCAGCTCCTGCTCTCTAGGAGCGAGTTGGCCGTGCCCAGCGAGCTGGCTCTGCTCACGGCCCTGGACGTCTGGAGCCAGGAGAGGCGTCCTTCCCACGGGGAGGTGGCGCGTCTGGTGGACAAGGTCCGGTTCCCCATGATGCTGCCCGAGCACCTGTTCGAGCTGCAGTTTAACCTGTCCCTGTACTGGAGCCACGAGGCGCTCTTCCAGAAGAAGATCCTGCAGGCGCTGGAATTCCACACCGTGCCCTTCCGGCTGCTGGCCCAGCACAGAGGCCTGAACCTCACCGAGGACGCCTACCAGCCCCGGCTGTACACCTCGCCCACCTGGAGTGCCTCCGTCTCCAGGAGCTCGTCCAGGTACTGGAACTACCCCTACCAGTCCTTCCAGACCCCGCAGCACCCCAGCTTCCTGTTCCAGAACAAGTACATCTCCTGGTCTCTGGTCTACCTTCCCACCGTCCAAAGCTGCTGGAACTACGGCTTCTCGTGCTCCTCTGACGAGGTCCCCCTCCTGGGCCTCTCCAAATCTGACTACTCGGATCCCACCATTGGCTACGAAAACAAAGCCCTGATGCGCTGTGGGGGGCGCTTCGTGGCCGACGTGACCGATTTTGAAGGACAGAAGGCCTTGATCCCCAGCGCCCTGGGCACCAACAGTTCGAGGcgcccttccctcttcccctgcctgggGGGGTCCTTCAGCAGTTTCCAGGTGGTCATCCGCCCCTTCTACCTGACTAACTCCTCAGACGTGGACTAA